One Acipenser ruthenus chromosome 33, fAciRut3.2 maternal haplotype, whole genome shotgun sequence genomic region harbors:
- the LOC117416424 gene encoding E3 ubiquitin-protein ligase RNF113A-like, translating to MAENEEPEATCTFLFKKTNKKFTARKRRASDSDAGSNSDEEENAVKRKERKAGPANPMIQRTKKVEKEKVSSSDSDGEREKSKSNKITIEYKSTRSAKAEGPEDMGATAVYQLDTEKDKDAQAIFERSQKVQEEITGKDDDKIYRGLNNYQKFIKPKDTSMGNASSGMVRKGPIRAPDHLRATVRWDYQPDICKDYKETGFCGFGDSCKFLHDRSDYKHGWQIERELDEGRYGANDDENYEVSSDEEDLPFKCFICRESFKNPVITKCRHYFCERCALQHYRKTQRCYVCNEQTNGVFNPAKELITKMQKLQAGNCEQSDSGEQQEQDL from the exons atggctGAAAACGAAGAGCCCGAAGCCACctgcacttttctttttaaaaaaacgaacaaaaaattCACAGCTCGGAAACGGAGAGCAAGCGACAGCGACGCGG GCAGCAACAGCGATGAGGAGGAGAATGCGGTGAAGCGGAAGGAGAGGAAGGCTGGGCCGGCTAATCCCATGATCCAGAGG AcgaagaaggtggagaaggagaaggTGTCTTCCAGCGACAGCGATGGAGAACGAGAGAAGTCGAAGTCAAATAAAATCACCATCGAATACAAGTCCACCAGATCTGCT aAAGCGGAGGGTCCCGAGGACATGGGTGCCACGGCCGTGTACCAGCTGGACACGGAGAAGGACAAGGACGCGCAGGCCATCTTCGAGCGCAGCCAGAAAGTGCAGGAG GAGATAACGGGGAAGGACGATGATAAAATCTACCGTGGGCTCAATAACTATCAGAAGTTTATCAAACCCAAGGACACGTCGATGGGGAACGCCTCCTCTGGGATGGTCAG GAAAGGTCCAATTCGAGCCCCCGACCACTTGAGGGCGACAGTGAGGTGGGACTACCAGCCTGACATCTGCAAGGACTACAAGGAGACCGGCTTCTGTGGCTTTGGAG ACAGCTGCAAGTTCCTGCACGACCGCTCAGACTACAAGCATGGCTGGCAGATCGAGAGGGAGCTGGACGAGGGCCGCTACGGGGCCAACG ATGATGAGAACTACGAGGTGAGCAGCGATGAAGAGGACCTGCCCTTCAAGTGCTTCATCTGCAGGGAGTCCTTCAAAAACCCTGTTATCACCAA GTGTCGCCACTATTTCTGTGAGCGCTGTGCGCTGCAGCATTACCGCAAGACCCAGCGATGCTACGTGTGCAACGAGCAGACCAACGGGGTCTTCAATCCCGCTAAAG AGCTGATCACCAAGATGCAGAAGCTACAGGCTGGGAACTGTGAGCAGTCAGACAGCGGCGAGCAGCAGGAGCAGGACCTGTAA
- the strada gene encoding STE20-related kinase adapter protein alpha isoform X1, with the protein MSFLRWVSEKLSVESLRDLELFGEQAQGSSHRKANEESCESLASLPHQEAMGSFLPDSCYYDLLTIIGRGLEELMTVNLARYRPTGEPVCVRRIHLESCTSERVSFLQSELRVSKLFHHPNILPYRSIFIAENELWVITPFMAYGSAKDLISTHFTDGISELAIAYILQGALKALDYIHHMGYVHRSVKASHLLLSCDGQLYLSGLRSIFSLIGHGQRARVVHDFPQYSVKELPWLSPEVLQQTLQGYDARSDIYSLGITACELANGHVPFKDMPATQMLLEKLNGTVPCLLDTSTIPPEELRLGADPGACGLRPANGEPSPHPYNRTFSTHFHSFVELCLQRDPERRLPASALLGHSFFKQIKRRASDALPELLHPVSPITRFECAQPHDSPGGPASLEASLSQLEVEDWDF; encoded by the exons ATGTCTTTTCTG aGGTGGGTCTCGGAGAAGCTGAGCGTCGAGAGCTTGAGGGATCTGGAGCTGTTTGGAG AGCAGGCTCAGGGGAGCTCGCACAGGAAA GCTAATGAAGAGAGCTGCGAGTCTTTAGCATCTCTCCCTCACCAGGAAGCCATGGGCAGCTTTCTGCCGGACAGCTGTTACTATGACCTGCTCACCATCATAG GGCGAGGTTTGGAGGAGCTGATGACTGTGAACCTGGCCAGGTACCGACCCACAGGGGAGCCCGTGTGCGTCCGCAGGATCCACCTGGAGTCCTGCACCAGCGAGAGGGTCAGCTTCCTGCAG aGTGAACTTCGTGTTTCCAAACTATTCCACCATCCCAACATTCTGCCCTATAGAAGTATCTTCATAGCAGAAAATGAACTGTGGGTAATCACTCCCTTTATGGCGTATG GCTCTGCCAAGGATTTGATCAGCACCCACTTCACCGATGGCATAAGCGAGCTGGCCATCGCCTACATCCTGCAGGGGGCGCTCAAAGCCCTGGATTACATCCACCACATGGGCTACGTGCACAG GAGTGTGAAGGCGAGCCACTTGCTGCTGTCCTGCGATGGGCAGCTGTACCTCTCTGGGCTGCGGAGCATCTTCAGCCTGATTGGGCATGGGCAGCGCGCGCGTGTGGTGCACGACTTCCCCCAGTACAGCGTCAAGGAGCTGCCCTGGCTGAGCCCGGAGGTGCTGCAGCAG ACTCTGCAGGGGTACGATGCCCGCTCTGATATATACAGCCTGGGCATCACTGCCTGCGAGCTGGCCAATGGACACGTCCCATTCAAAGACATGCCGGCGACACAG ATGCTGCTGGAGAAGCTGAACGGCACGGTGCCCTGCCTGCTGGACACCAGCACCATCCCCCCTGAGGAGCTCCGCTTGGGGGCCGACCCCGGAGCCTGCGGACTGCGCCCCGCCAACGGAGAGCCCAGCCCGCACCCCTACAACCGCACCTTCAGCACCCACTTCCACAGCTTCGTGGAGCTCTGTCTGCAGAGGGACCCCGAGAGGAG ACTGCCAGCCAGCGCCCTTCTCGGACATTCCTTCTTCAAGCAG ATTAAGCGGCGTGCCTCGGACGCGCTCCCTGAGCTGCTCCACCCTGTCTCCCCCATCACACGCTTTGAGTGCGCCCAGCCTCACGACTCCCCCGGGGGACCAGCCAGCCTGGAGGCCAGCCTGAGCCAGCTGGAGGTGGAGGACTGGGACttctga
- the strada gene encoding STE20-related kinase adapter protein alpha isoform X2 has product MGSFLPDSCYYDLLTIIGRGLEELMTVNLARYRPTGEPVCVRRIHLESCTSERVSFLQSELRVSKLFHHPNILPYRSIFIAENELWVITPFMAYGSAKDLISTHFTDGISELAIAYILQGALKALDYIHHMGYVHRSVKASHLLLSCDGQLYLSGLRSIFSLIGHGQRARVVHDFPQYSVKELPWLSPEVLQQTLQGYDARSDIYSLGITACELANGHVPFKDMPATQMLLEKLNGTVPCLLDTSTIPPEELRLGADPGACGLRPANGEPSPHPYNRTFSTHFHSFVELCLQRDPERRLPASALLGHSFFKQIKRRASDALPELLHPVSPITRFECAQPHDSPGGPASLEASLSQLEVEDWDF; this is encoded by the exons ATGGGCAGCTTTCTGCCGGACAGCTGTTACTATGACCTGCTCACCATCATAG GGCGAGGTTTGGAGGAGCTGATGACTGTGAACCTGGCCAGGTACCGACCCACAGGGGAGCCCGTGTGCGTCCGCAGGATCCACCTGGAGTCCTGCACCAGCGAGAGGGTCAGCTTCCTGCAG aGTGAACTTCGTGTTTCCAAACTATTCCACCATCCCAACATTCTGCCCTATAGAAGTATCTTCATAGCAGAAAATGAACTGTGGGTAATCACTCCCTTTATGGCGTATG GCTCTGCCAAGGATTTGATCAGCACCCACTTCACCGATGGCATAAGCGAGCTGGCCATCGCCTACATCCTGCAGGGGGCGCTCAAAGCCCTGGATTACATCCACCACATGGGCTACGTGCACAG GAGTGTGAAGGCGAGCCACTTGCTGCTGTCCTGCGATGGGCAGCTGTACCTCTCTGGGCTGCGGAGCATCTTCAGCCTGATTGGGCATGGGCAGCGCGCGCGTGTGGTGCACGACTTCCCCCAGTACAGCGTCAAGGAGCTGCCCTGGCTGAGCCCGGAGGTGCTGCAGCAG ACTCTGCAGGGGTACGATGCCCGCTCTGATATATACAGCCTGGGCATCACTGCCTGCGAGCTGGCCAATGGACACGTCCCATTCAAAGACATGCCGGCGACACAG ATGCTGCTGGAGAAGCTGAACGGCACGGTGCCCTGCCTGCTGGACACCAGCACCATCCCCCCTGAGGAGCTCCGCTTGGGGGCCGACCCCGGAGCCTGCGGACTGCGCCCCGCCAACGGAGAGCCCAGCCCGCACCCCTACAACCGCACCTTCAGCACCCACTTCCACAGCTTCGTGGAGCTCTGTCTGCAGAGGGACCCCGAGAGGAG ACTGCCAGCCAGCGCCCTTCTCGGACATTCCTTCTTCAAGCAG ATTAAGCGGCGTGCCTCGGACGCGCTCCCTGAGCTGCTCCACCCTGTCTCCCCCATCACACGCTTTGAGTGCGCCCAGCCTCACGACTCCCCCGGGGGACCAGCCAGCCTGGAGGCCAGCCTGAGCCAGCTGGAGGTGGAGGACTGGGACttctga